In one window of Streptomyces sp. FXJ1.172 DNA:
- the dapE gene encoding succinyl-diaminopimelate desuccinylase — translation MADTSLDLTLDAAALTAQLVDIPSESGTEKPLADAVEAALRALPHLTVDRHGNNVIARTNLGRSERVILAGHIDTVPIADNVPSRLDEDGVLWGCGTCDMKSGVAVQLRIAATVPAPNRDLTFVFYDNEEVEAERNGLRHVAEAHPDWLAGDFAILLEPSDGQVEGGCQGTLRVLLKTAGERAHSARSWMGSNAIHAAAPILARLAAYEPRYPVIDGLEYREGLNAVRIGGGVAGNVIPDACVVTVNFRYAPDRTEEEAIAHVREVFADCGVAEFVIDDHSGGALPGLSHPAAAAFIEAVGGTPQPKYGWTDVSRFSALGIPAVNYGPGNPHLAHKRDERVETAKILAGEERLRNWLTA, via the coding sequence ATGGCCGACACCTCGCTTGACCTCACGCTCGACGCCGCCGCGCTCACCGCGCAGCTCGTGGACATCCCCTCCGAGAGCGGAACCGAGAAGCCGCTCGCGGACGCGGTCGAGGCCGCCCTGCGCGCCCTGCCGCACCTGACGGTGGACCGCCACGGCAACAACGTGATCGCCCGCACGAACCTGGGCCGCTCCGAGCGCGTCATCCTGGCCGGCCACATCGACACCGTCCCGATCGCGGACAACGTCCCCTCGCGCCTGGACGAGGACGGCGTGCTGTGGGGCTGCGGCACCTGCGACATGAAGTCCGGCGTGGCGGTGCAGCTGCGCATCGCGGCCACGGTCCCGGCCCCCAACCGCGACCTGACCTTCGTCTTCTACGACAACGAGGAGGTCGAGGCCGAGCGCAACGGGCTCAGGCATGTGGCCGAGGCCCACCCCGACTGGCTGGCGGGCGATTTCGCGATCCTGCTGGAGCCCTCCGACGGCCAGGTCGAGGGCGGCTGCCAGGGCACGCTGCGGGTGCTGCTGAAGACCGCGGGCGAGCGGGCGCACTCCGCGCGCTCCTGGATGGGCTCCAACGCCATCCACGCCGCAGCCCCCATCCTGGCCCGCCTGGCGGCCTACGAGCCCCGCTACCCCGTCATCGACGGCCTGGAGTACCGCGAGGGCCTGAACGCGGTGCGCATCGGTGGGGGAGTGGCCGGCAACGTCATCCCCGACGCGTGCGTGGTCACGGTCAACTTCCGTTACGCCCCCGACCGCACCGAGGAGGAGGCGATCGCGCACGTCCGCGAGGTCTTCGCCGACTGCGGGGTGGCGGAGTTCGTGATCGACGACCACAGCGGCGGCGCGCTGCCCGGCCTGTCCCACCCGGCCGCGGCGGCCTTCATCGAGGCGGTGGGCGGCACCCCGCAGCCCAAGTACGGCTGGACGGACGTCTCCCGTTTCTCCGCGCTCGGCATCCCGGCCGTCAACTACGGCCCGGGCAACCCGCACTTGGCGCACAAGCGCGACGAGCGGGTGGAGACGGCCAAGATCCTCGCGGGCGAGGAGCGGCTGCGGAACTGGCTCACGGCATAG
- a CDS encoding heavy metal transporter, translating into MSEPSPTRPKRRGRLLRFSAALLVLCGVAAYLVVQYVTGGRPHGCTVVSDSGDGTSYEFTPEQAVNAATIAAVGTGRHMPERAVAIALATAIQESGLRNIQHGDRDSLGLFQQRPSQGWGTAQQIMDPDYAAGIFYAHLAKVPDYTDLPLTQAAQRVQRSGYPEAYAKHEPDATLLAAALTGTAAATLTCDGHPDGTATATGPDAVRAALVRDFGRDALQETGAEVGGTPVPSPSPSPSVTATARGRTVTVPVPQGTEVDATGRGERQRGWQLAHWAVANSSALHIQRVSYAGRQWTAGSDNSQWKAAASQSAAGTGGAEQSTRAVQIVTGQ; encoded by the coding sequence GTGTCAGAGCCGTCCCCCACCCGTCCCAAGCGTCGCGGCCGTCTTCTTCGTTTCTCCGCGGCCCTGTTGGTCCTGTGCGGCGTCGCCGCGTACCTCGTGGTGCAGTACGTCACCGGAGGGCGGCCGCACGGCTGCACGGTGGTGTCGGACTCGGGCGACGGGACGTCGTACGAGTTCACCCCGGAGCAGGCGGTGAACGCGGCCACGATCGCGGCCGTCGGCACCGGGCGCCACATGCCCGAGCGGGCCGTGGCGATCGCGCTGGCCACGGCCATCCAGGAGTCGGGGCTGCGCAACATCCAGCACGGCGACCGGGATTCGCTGGGCCTGTTCCAGCAGCGGCCCTCGCAGGGCTGGGGCACCGCGCAGCAGATCATGGACCCGGACTACGCGGCGGGCATCTTCTACGCGCACCTGGCGAAGGTGCCGGACTACACCGACCTGCCGCTGACGCAGGCCGCGCAGCGCGTGCAGCGCAGCGGGTACCCGGAGGCGTACGCCAAGCACGAGCCGGACGCCACGCTGCTGGCGGCGGCCCTGACCGGCACCGCGGCGGCCACACTCACCTGCGACGGGCATCCGGACGGCACGGCCACGGCGACCGGTCCGGACGCGGTACGGGCCGCGCTGGTACGGGACTTCGGGCGCGACGCGCTCCAGGAGACCGGTGCCGAGGTGGGCGGTACGCCCGTGCCGTCGCCGTCCCCGTCGCCGAGCGTGACCGCCACGGCCCGGGGCCGGACCGTGACCGTGCCGGTGCCGCAGGGCACGGAGGTGGACGCGACCGGGCGCGGCGAGCGGCAGCGGGGCTGGCAGCTGGCGCACTGGGCGGTCGCGAACTCCTCGGCGCTGCACATCCAGCGGGTGTCGTACGCGGGGCGGCAGTGGACCGCCGGGAGCGACAACAGCCAGTGGAAGGCGGCCGCCTCGCAGTCCGCGGCCGGGACCGGCGGGGCGGAGCAGTCCACGAGGGCCGTCCAGATCGTGACCGGACAGTAG
- a CDS encoding ATP-binding protein gives MSLPLTRRIARTALLVAAGAAAGVGAAGSASAAPSLPTAAPNLGGLTAVDATHVAETANSAATNATTLAGNAGSRVVGTAVPAAGQAGGSAVRKAAPVAQQAAGSVAGTAGNVLGDAAQGGSALPTANLPVQGLGG, from the coding sequence ATGTCCCTCCCCCTGACCCGCCGGATCGCCCGTACCGCGCTGCTCGTCGCAGCGGGAGCGGCCGCCGGGGTCGGTGCGGCCGGCTCCGCCAGTGCGGCCCCGAGCCTGCCGACGGCGGCCCCGAACCTGGGCGGCCTGACCGCCGTGGACGCCACGCACGTCGCCGAAACCGCCAACAGTGCCGCAACGAACGCCACCACTCTCGCGGGCAACGCGGGCAGCCGGGTGGTCGGGACGGCGGTGCCGGCCGCGGGCCAGGCCGGCGGCAGCGCCGTGCGGAAGGCGGCGCCGGTGGCGCAGCAGGCCGCGGGCAGCGTCGCCGGGACGGCCGGGAACGTCCTCGGTGACGCCGCGCAGGGCGGCAGCGCGCTGCCGACGGCCAACCTGCCGGTTCAGGGGCTGGGCGGCTGA
- a CDS encoding bifunctional succinyldiaminopimelate transaminase/glutamate-prephenate aminotransferase, whose protein sequence is MSAVSDRLPTFPWDKLEPYKKTAAAHPDGIVDLSVGTPVDPVPELIQKALMDAADSPGYPTVWGTPALRDAITGWLERRLGARGITHRHVLPVVGSKELVAWLPTQLGLGPGDKVAYPRLAYPTYEVGARLARTAYEVYDDPRDLDPADLKLLWLNSPSNPTGKVLSKQELTDIVAWARAHGILLFSDECYLELGWEADPVSVLHPDVNGGSYDGIVAVHSLSKRSNLAGYRAAFIAGDPAVLGPLLEIRKHGGMMTSAPTQAAVVAALGDDAHVHEQRARYAARREALRTALLGHGFRIEHSEASLYLWATRDESCWTTVAHLAGLGILVAPGDFYGEAGEKFVRVALTATDERIRAAAERLTA, encoded by the coding sequence GTGTCCGCAGTCTCCGACCGCCTGCCGACCTTTCCCTGGGACAAGCTGGAGCCGTACAAGAAGACGGCCGCCGCGCACCCCGACGGGATCGTCGACCTCTCCGTGGGTACCCCGGTCGACCCGGTGCCCGAGCTGATCCAGAAGGCCCTGATGGACGCGGCCGACTCGCCGGGCTATCCGACGGTCTGGGGCACCCCGGCGCTGCGGGACGCGATCACCGGCTGGCTGGAGCGCCGTCTCGGCGCCCGCGGGATCACCCACCGCCACGTCCTGCCGGTGGTCGGTTCCAAGGAACTGGTCGCCTGGCTGCCCACCCAGCTGGGCCTCGGCCCCGGCGACAAGGTGGCCTATCCGCGCCTCGCCTACCCGACGTACGAGGTCGGCGCCCGCCTCGCCCGCACCGCGTACGAGGTCTACGACGACCCACGCGACCTCGACCCGGCGGACCTGAAGCTCCTCTGGCTGAACTCCCCGTCCAACCCGACGGGCAAGGTGCTGTCGAAGCAGGAGCTGACGGACATCGTCGCCTGGGCCCGCGCCCACGGCATCCTGCTCTTCTCCGACGAGTGCTACCTGGAACTGGGCTGGGAGGCCGACCCGGTCTCGGTGCTGCACCCGGACGTCAACGGCGGCTCGTACGACGGCATCGTCGCCGTCCACTCCCTGTCCAAGCGCTCCAACCTGGCGGGCTACCGCGCGGCCTTCATCGCCGGCGACCCGGCTGTCCTCGGCCCGCTGCTGGAGATCCGCAAGCACGGCGGCATGATGACCTCGGCGCCGACCCAGGCGGCGGTCGTGGCCGCCCTCGGCGACGACGCCCACGTCCACGAGCAGCGCGCGCGGTACGCGGCCCGCCGCGAGGCCCTGCGCACGGCCCTGCTCGGCCACGGCTTCCGCATCGAGCACAGCGAGGCCAGCCTCTACCTGTGGGCCACCCGCGACGAGTCCTGCTGGACCACGGTCGCCCACCTGGCCGGCCTCGGCATCCTGGTGGCTCCGGGCGACTTCTACGGCGAGGCGGGCGAGAAGTTCGTACGGGTGGCCCTGACGGCGACGGACGAGCGGATCCGGGCGGCGGCGGAGCGCCTGACGGCCTGA
- the fdxA gene encoding ferredoxin has translation MTYVIAQPCVDVKDKACIEECPVDCIYEGQRSLYIHPDECVDCGACEPVCPVEAIFYEDDTPEEWKDYYKANVEFFDELGSPGGASKLGLIERDHPFIAALPPQAGE, from the coding sequence GTGACCTACGTCATCGCGCAGCCTTGTGTCGACGTCAAGGACAAGGCGTGCATCGAGGAGTGCCCGGTCGACTGCATCTACGAGGGCCAGCGGTCCTTGTACATCCACCCGGACGAATGCGTCGACTGTGGTGCCTGTGAGCCGGTCTGCCCGGTTGAGGCGATCTTCTACGAGGACGACACTCCGGAGGAGTGGAAGGACTACTACAAGGCGAACGTCGAGTTCTTCGACGAGCTGGGCTCCCCGGGCGGCGCCAGCAAGCTGGGGCTGATCGAGCGCGACCACCCCTTCATCGCCGCGCTGCCGCCGCAGGCGGGCGAGTAA
- a CDS encoding GNAT family N-acetyltransferase: MEISATGRLEVRITPADVGKRVSVRCLEEPGATSEKFTDTVGVLTSWDSGVLMITRRSGESVRIPEAVVVAGKVVPAAPARRRGPAATYPELARIASRGWQPLESERLGEWELRAASGFTRRANCVLPLGDPGLPLDAALAAVRRWYRERGLPAYVQTATGAEDTQELLCAELERRGWVREVTAEVWTGALAPVADRAEGAGVALARQADEAWLARYQRKGVSEVALRVLGTGPSVWFATVPGEGGVPPAAIGRCVVDGRWAGFAAVEVDPGRRRQGLATQVMAALARRALDEGASAAWLQVETDNESARALYAALGFSPHHAYHHYRAPDEQSEHGGRA, from the coding sequence GTGGAAATCTCGGCGACAGGACGCCTGGAAGTCCGAATTACCCCTGCTGACGTGGGCAAACGCGTCTCCGTACGGTGCTTGGAAGAGCCTGGAGCAACATCGGAGAAGTTCACCGACACGGTGGGTGTTCTCACATCATGGGATTCCGGCGTGCTCATGATCACACGACGGAGCGGGGAGAGTGTCCGCATCCCGGAAGCCGTCGTGGTAGCGGGCAAGGTCGTGCCGGCCGCTCCGGCACGCCGCCGGGGGCCCGCGGCCACCTACCCGGAACTCGCGCGCATCGCCTCGCGCGGCTGGCAGCCGCTGGAGAGCGAGCGGCTCGGCGAGTGGGAGCTGCGGGCCGCCTCCGGATTCACGCGGCGGGCGAACTGCGTGCTGCCGCTCGGCGATCCGGGGCTTCCGCTCGACGCGGCCCTGGCGGCCGTACGACGCTGGTACCGCGAGCGTGGTCTGCCTGCCTACGTCCAGACCGCCACCGGCGCCGAGGACACACAGGAGCTGCTGTGCGCGGAGCTGGAGCGGCGCGGCTGGGTGCGGGAGGTGACCGCCGAGGTGTGGACCGGTGCCCTGGCACCGGTCGCGGACCGGGCCGAGGGCGCGGGTGTGGCCCTCGCCCGGCAGGCGGACGAGGCATGGCTCGCCCGGTATCAGCGCAAGGGGGTGAGCGAGGTGGCCCTGCGGGTGCTCGGCACGGGACCCTCGGTGTGGTTCGCGACCGTGCCAGGGGAGGGCGGCGTGCCCCCGGCGGCCATCGGGCGGTGTGTCGTGGACGGGCGGTGGGCCGGGTTCGCCGCCGTCGAGGTGGACCCCGGCCGGCGCCGGCAGGGGCTCGCCACGCAGGTGATGGCCGCGCTGGCCCGGCGGGCCCTGGACGAGGGCGCGTCGGCGGCCTGGCTCCAGGTCGAGACGGACAACGAGAGCGCGCGGGCGCTGTACGCCGCGCTGGGCTTCAGCCCGCACCACGCCTACCACCACTACCGGGCGCCGGACGAGCAGAGCGAGCACGGTGGAAGGGCCTGA